In Myotis daubentonii chromosome 11, mMyoDau2.1, whole genome shotgun sequence, the genomic window ACAAGAGCTGTGGATATAGGGGCTCTGGAGGGTACCCTAGAGGTGAATGGAGGTGCCCCATCGGATGAGGAAGGAGTGGGCATGGCTAGCATGCGGTGCCTCCCCATAGATTGCTCTCTGACGCGGGAGGACTTCCTGCGCTACCGCCACCAAGCAGCAAAGCGGGGGGACAGTGACAGGGCTTTAAGCGAGGAGCAAGAGGAGCAGGCAGCCCGCCAGTTTGCAGCCCTGGACCCTGAACATCGAGGACACATAGAGTGGCCTGACTTCTTGTCCCATGAGTCCCTCCTGCTTCTGCAGCAATTGCGTCCCCAGGTAAGGGCCAGCTGAGGTGAATGTCTATGGGATACTGGGTGACAGACACCTGGAAGCATGCTGGGCAGGTTGGGGGAACACCGGGTACTCTCTGAGTAGGGACCAGTACCAGAAAAGGGCTCAGGTGCCATCCAGTGGCAGGTGACCCAGTGCCTAGGCCGAGGAAACTGCCCAAGGAAGACTGATCTACACTGGACCCCACTGCGAATGCTGGTGTTACCAGAAAGGCTCTGGGCTGCCGCAAAGGGAGGTGGCAGAGGTGGTAATGGAGGTAAAATTCTCTGTGGCTTGAcagtttacaaaatatttttacctcCGAGATCTTAACTTGTCTCTTCTTCCTCAGAACTCTCTGTTAAGGCTTCTGACAGTCAAGGAGCGGGAGCGAGCCCGGGCCACCTTCCTGGCGTGGGGCAGTGGGGGCACCATCAGTGAGGCAGAGTGCCACCGCGCACGGCACTCCTGGTTCCACAAACtcctcccagaggctccttcctCCAGTGTCAGGTCCGCTGCCTACCAATCCCTGCCCCCGCCACATACCCTCCTCCTTTCCCACCCAAGTGGCCACGAATAGGAAATGTACCTCCCTGCTTCTCCTGCCAACACCAGGAGAGGATCCTCCTGTGCATTAGACAGAGGACAGTGACCCCTACTGGCCAAGGCATGGGGCCGTCTCTACTCCAAACTGTTGTCCCCTATCAGAAAGCCTAGACGTGCACATGGGTTCACCAGAGTTTGGGAGGGGCCAGCCTTTTCACTCCAATGCCCTTATGCCCAACAGCATCAGCCATGTGGGTCCCATAGCAgacagcagcccagccagcagcagcagcaagagtcAGGACAAGGCCCTGATGCCCAGAGAGCGTGAATCCAGGTGAGTGGGATCTCCTCAACTGGCTGTGTGCTCCCCCAACCACCCAATACACACAAGTAAGAGAGGGCATTGCCCATTGTCACCCCCAAACAATAAGTGCCCACCTCAGACACCAGGCTCCAGGAGTGCACATTTGACCACAGATCCTGAGGGCCTGCCAGCTGGTCTGTCAGCTTGGAAGCACAGTTGGCCATAACCATGTCAGGCACAATCCAGGGCTCCTGGAGTTTTGTCCAACTCCAGCTGCACTGACACTGGGATCAGGTCTCATGTGCCTCCAGGCTCTGCAACAGCCTCACAAACCTGCCCTTTGATTCTATTCTAGATCTGTGGACTGGCCTACCTTCCTGCGGGAGAATGTCATCTACATCTTGGCTGCCCGCCCAAACAGCGCAGCCATTCACCTGAAACCCCCAGGATAGCATGGAGCAGAGAATTCTGGGACAGTGGtgttctctccttttcccttctccctctcccccaccaacCTCTGGTACTGAGGCTTAGGAGGATGGAGCACTGCCAGCATCTCAGTTTTTCACCAAGTTATGGCACTGAAATCACCATTCCCCTCACAGCAGAGGCAGTAAACGCACTGCCACAGGGAGACGCCCTGGGAGCtgtggcagcacccagtcccggacacacccacccacctccacatGATAGACGGGACCCACCACTGCACATGTATACGCCTGCACACTCACCCCTTGCAGCCCATGCCTTCAGAGACCTGGTTTTTTTGGTTTAAAAAGACCAAAGTTCCTTTGTGAAGCCACTGGTATAGATGAGGGGTCTTGACTCACCCCATTCTATTGGCCAGTTCCAATTCCATTAGATAAGACACTGGCCAAGCGATTCTTAATAAGGGGCATATCAGACCCACGAGCTGTCCTGGAGATGCTGACAGgttccctttcccccattgaaaATCCCTCCTGTGCTGAGCCACTGTTCTAGTAGGTGTGTGCTATGTCCCTCAGGGGTGTTGGGGTGGGAAATGGTTAAAAACCACCACTGCACTTCAGCACATGATGTACTTAAATTCCAATTCCTGGTAACAGAGAAGGTAACGAGTCTGTGGAGCCCTAATTAGAAAAGGGGGAGGCAGTCCCTCCCAGGGACCCAGAAGTCTAGGAACGTCTCAGCCAGGTCATTCGAGTCCTTTAAAAGTCTTTAGAAGAGCTGCCAAAAATCAGGGTGAGCCATCCTGGCCCTTGTTTTTCAGATGCGAGCTCATGGCCCAGAGCCCACGGGGCCTGAATGGAATAGTTATGATGGCAGGAGTCACCGCCCTCTGTGGTACATGCTTCACCCAAGTCAGCCACCAGGGAGACCTGCAGCCTGAGCTCCGGTGAGGACAAGGTCTGGATGGAAGAAAAGAGGCGAGGGCTCGTGCTTTTCCGTCCTTCCAGCTCAACTCAACTGTAGACCTAGAGAAGTGTGCCATTGTGTGGGGAACAGAGCCAGCCTCTTCCGCAGACCAAGAAAGAGCAGCTCCACAGAAACTCTGAGGAGGGACTTCTTTCAACCACCCTGGCAAAGAGGGTAAGAGGCTGGATCGAAGACGAGGATCTGCATCCCAGCTCTCTTAAGCAGATAAAATTCCAGCAAAGCCTCACAGAAggactcagttttctcttctcccCATCACTGAGGTACGGCCTGAGTTGCTACTTCTCCCCACTGTTTGCTACACGTTCTTCTCCACCGGGATAAGGCCTGGGCCTAGAATGGGAGACCTTGGGGGACAAGCAGGGGCTGCCACAAGGCCACCAAGCctggcctccacgcccagcaatCCTTCCTAAGTTCTCAAGTCGGTGCCTGTTGTGGGTCAGCCCTGGTCCTTGGGTTCAGGTTTCTGTTTCCAACCTAATGGCAGGTTTAGCCAGATCTGACTACCAAGAGGTATTTGAGAGGGGGTTGGCTCTATATGCAGAAGCTAACATATCTCCATTGCTCAAGTGATTTGTACTAAATTAGGTGTTTACAAAAGCAGCAGCATACAGCTCATTGTTGAGGTGCATAGAGGAAAGAGGGGAGCCACAACGAGGAGTATGGGATGGTCTCCTGAAGAAACTGCCTGACCTGGAAGCAGGGTGAGAAGCTTCTGAGATTGGATTATTTAGGACTGAAATGAGACAGCTAGAAGATGAGACTGGGTTCGTGTATATGACCCTGGAAAATTCTAaacccacagcttttttaatattgatttttgttgttgttaatcctcacccaaggttattttttccatttatttttagagtacaagggggagcggggggagagaaacattgatgtaagagagacccatcgattggttgactcccaAACGCGCTCTGACTGGgcccagagattgaacctgcaacccaggtacaagcccttgactgggaaattgaacccacaacccttcagtgcgcaagccaatgctctaaccactgaacgaacacactggccaggtccaAAACCCACAggtttttgtaaatatttcttaCCCATACTCTCAG contains:
- the PHF24 gene encoding PHD finger protein 24 isoform X2; the protein is MGVLMSKRQTVEQVQKEVQEEKEAEASTSVLQEESSINRAAWERLRDGRGVEPEEFDRNNRFTPPAFTRPTRKLDDDKPPDICLEPREPVVSDEMCDVCEVWTAESLFPCRVCTRVFHDGCLRRMGYIQGDSAAEVTEMAHTETGWSCHYCNNLNLLLTEEEMYSLTETFQQCKVIPDCSLTREDFLRYRHQAAKRGDSDRALSEEQEEQAARQFAALDPEHRGHIEWPDFLSHESLLLLQQLRPQNSLLRLLTVKERERARATFLAWGSGGTISEAECHRARHSWFHKLLPEAPSSSVSISHVGPIADSSPASSSSKSQDKALMPRERESRSVDWPTFLRENVIYILAARPNSAAIHLKPPG